GTCTTTCAAAAATAGTAAGGAGATCCCAAAATTTGGTTGCCTTCCATCAAATTGCTGCTCAGCTGAAAGAATTGGAAACTAATTTGGTTCACCTTTCACAAATGAAGGAGCGATGGATTAAGACAACAGAGGGAGCAATGATTGGTAGTTCACGTAATGCTAGTGAAAAGCAACAGAATTTAGCAGACTCTTCTCGTTTCATGGATGAAGATGACCTTGTGGGGATtgaccaaaacaaaaaaaaattaactgaATGGCTACTTGATGAGGATCCAGTTGGCTCTATAATATCTGTGTGGGGCATGGGGGGATTGGGCAAAACAACCCTTGTCACCAATGTATATAAAAGTGAGAGAAAAGAGTTTCAATGTCATGCATGGGTATCCATCTCACAAACTTACGAGGTGGATGATCTTTTAAGAAGAATGATAAAGGAGCTGTATGAAAATGAAAAAGTAGAGAAAATTTCGAATGACATCAGAGAAATGGACCATATAAAGTTAGTTGAAAGAGTAAGAAGTTGGCtagagaagaaaaaatatttgatcATACTGGATGATGTATGGGATATAAAAGCTTTCAATGCTATTAGTGATGCCATTAATGTTGATGACAACAATGGAAGCAGAGTAATCATTACAACTCGGATTGCTGAGGTAGCTTCACTAGCACATGACAGTCGAAAGCTTGAGCTCAAGGTTTTGGAAAGCACCGAGGCATGGGATCTATTTTGTAGGAGGGCATTCCGGAAAGATAAAGTGAGAAGAGGTCCTAAAGAACTGGAGGAGTTGGGAAAGAAAATTGTATTAAAGTGTCAAGGGTTGCCACTAGCTATTGTCTCTTTAGGCAGTCTTCTATCCCTAAGAGAGAAAACCAAGTCAGAATGGGAGAAAGTTTATGATCGGCTGAGCTGGGAGTTGAATAACAACCCAAATTTGGACAATGTGAAGCATGTTCTGAATCTCAGCTATAACTATTTGCCGAGATATCTCAAGAACTGCTTCTTGCATTGCAGCATGTTCCCGGAGGATCATGTGCTTCAAAGAAAGAGGCTTATGAGGCTATGGGTCGCAGAGGGATTTGTGGAGGAAAGGGGATCAAGCACAATGGAGGAAGTGGCagaggactatctcaaggagctCATCCATCGATGCATGCTTCAAGCTGTAAAAAGGAATGAATTTGGTAGAATAAAACACTGTCGGATGCACGATCTTGTACGAGAGTTGGCTGTATCATTGTCTAAGAAGGAAAATTTTAGCGTTGTACTTGATGATCTTCGGATGGTGGGGAAGACGGGTGATGAAACACGCCGCCTATCAGTGCACAATTACAGTAACGAAATCCAATCGAGCATGGAGTTGCCAAGACTTCGCACTTTCATGGTGTTTGACCGTTCAATgtcctcctcatcatcatcctTCCTGTCGCTGTGTTCCAGCTCTAGATATTTGACCGTCTTAGATCTGCAAGGCATCTCGATTGAGAGAGTACCAGATGAAATTGGAGACTTTTTCAATCTGCGCTTTTTGGGTCTGAGGGACACGAAGGTGAAGATGCTACCTAAATCTTTGGGAAGGCTTCGTAACCTGCAGACGCTCGACCTCTATGACAGTGAAATAGAGAAACTGCCAAGCACGACAAGGAACCTCAAGAAGTTGCGTCACTTGTTTGCCCAGAAGATTTTCATTCCAAATTATAATGCTATAGATAATCTTAGAGGTGTGCAAACTCCGAAAGGGCTGTGGAATTTGAAAGACCTGCAGACTCTCCAAGGAGTGGAAGCAAACATGGAATTTGTGAAACGGCTAGGGAACTTGACGCAACTAAGGAGCATTCGGATATGGAAAGTGAGCGGCATCCATTGCAAAGACCTATGCGCTTCATTATCAAGGTTGCGCTACCTATCCCACTTGTCCCTTAATGCAAGCAACGAGAATGAGATTCTCCAGTTGGGAGGGTGGGATCATCCACCTCAGCATCTTCAAATGCTTCATCTGAATGGACGGCTAGCAGAAGGGACGATGGAGTTGCCCTTATTTCGTGCCCTTGGAGCTAGCCTTCAGAAGTTGTACCTGTGTTGGAATGGGTTGGTAGAGGATCCAATTCAATCTCTTTCTCAGTTGACCAACCTCGTATATCTCTGTCTGGATAAGGCATATGACGGGCAGCGATTGTGGTTTGGCATAGGATGGTTCCCTAACTTGAAGGAACTCTTGTTACACGATATGCCGCAACTTAATCAGGTTGAGGTAGAGGATGGCGCCATGCCAAGGCTGGAGTTTCTACTCATGGATGGCCTACCCGCGTTAAAGGATGTTCCACGAGGCATCGAATATCTCACATCCCTCCAGACACTGTACTTGAAGGATCTGCATCCAGAATTCAGAGGGAGGTTCGAAGGAAGCGACGACAAGAACAAGATTCAAGGCATCCCTAATGcctattatatttttaagagAGGGGACGAAACAAAATATGAAAGACTTTCATGATCCATCCCTCTGCCCACTTATCTGGGACCACCAAGTAAGTGTCCCTTCCATTTTGTATCTTATCGCTGCATCTCTTGTTTATTAATCATTCCTCATGCCCTGATCTTAACCCATTTTCccaacaaagaaattaatttgatattTCTAGTTTGTGCTCAGTTTCTTCTACCCAATATCTGAATCCTGTATTTTTGACATGTTCTTATGTCTTTACTATTACATGAGGCTCATATCTGCATATTTTACCACCGGATATTTcgtgttttatatatatatatatatatatatatatatatatatatatatatatatatatatatatatatatatatatataatatatatatatatataatatatatatatattgatgattcTGATCTCAGATTTAGTTAATGGCAGCACCTATTTGTTCTTGAAAATAAGAGGGCTAACTTCCTATAGCatgaaatttttttcttaatttttaaaatcttgTTAACATGTTTTTCccttaaatcaaaattcaaagaATTTCTGCTATTTTCACAATGATtttgatttaacttataacctGATACACACTTCTATTTAACAACTTTTGCCACTATAAtttttaacaaatatttttctaattatttATGTCTTTAATTTACAAGcgccatttttctttttctcggtCTATATATTTCCTTTTCACTGCTCCAAAGCTAACCATTTTCCCTCTCTTCATCTCTATGCTATTGTCCTATATTCTTTGCTCTTAAAAATATGTGCCTTTTTTTGGGTATGATTCTTTCCTTTTATGTATTTCTCAAAATCTAAATTATGATATGCACTTACAATTCCCTCCAAGTAAAACTTCATTTTGATTTTTACTTCCATTCAGTATTTTTACTCAAAAATAGGCTTTATTAGATATTTCATATAATCTTCACTTcataatttgattttattgaTCTAAAAATTTTGTATAACTCATTTTCTTCATAACTTTTCTTAATTTATCATACTCTTTTTAGCATATATTTTGGATTATGGAGGTACGGAATATTTAGAAAATTATGCATCTAGCTCATTAATCTATTCAATTGTTTTATTGACCTTGGATGAATAAAGGTTGCTCCATCTTGCAGGAAAATCATTTTAGGGAGTCGAGAACAAGCTCACAAGATTAAAATTCTAGcagatattttattaaatttttctctttctagTTATAATGTACTTTGCTCATAAAGATCTGTCTGCCGTGTATTATGTGTATAAGTGCTTGCCCTATTCTATCAGGATCCATTCAATATACTCAAAATGTGGTGTCTTTAAATGCTCATGTAGTCATGATGATGTGTAATATGTGTTTTTTTTCATTAGATTGCTTATGTAATTAACTGGAAATTACTTTTTCCTAAGATCTTCTATTTTTCTGTAGGGTGAGGATAATTGAGTTTGTTATTTTATTAGTTGGTGCATACtatttgttgcccagtagatacaacccaagagggggggtgaattgggtcttttaaaacttttatactacttataaaacttttcaattaattatgctaagttgtatagatgcacagtggaatttaaacttagcaacagtttgatttattgaatgagacttgattaagtaaattgaatatgcttgcaacttaaaggatgcgcagataagagttaagcaagcaatttatctaagtaagtaagtgagcaagttagacaatgacaaaaagcatcacaaacacaacaaacatatagtggttcggtgcaccccagcacctacatccactccccaagacctcttgagaatttcactataatcctccagattacagccggttgttttacaagctcacaacccaacttgttgttttgcgagatcacaacgaactcggtcggttttcacaggctcaccgactagaaccaaccgattgttttctcgggctcacaatccaacccagttggttttcccaa
The sequence above is a segment of the Phoenix dactylifera cultivar Barhee BC4 unplaced genomic scaffold, palm_55x_up_171113_PBpolish2nd_filt_p 000820F, whole genome shotgun sequence genome. Coding sequences within it:
- the LOC108510820 gene encoding disease resistance protein RPM1-like, whose amino-acid sequence is MAEAAVLLAVQKIGFALGGEALKKARSLFANEVSLLTQLPSSMSRIKSELLVMQAFLGQIDTRTDSNQVLDAWVQEVRKLAYSVEDIMDEYVYLIAQQQGSGLGGCLSKIVRRSQNLVAFHQIAAQLKELETNLVHLSQMKERWIKTTEGAMIGSSRNASEKQQNLADSSRFMDEDDLVGIDQNKKKLTEWLLDEDPVGSIISVWGMGGLGKTTLVTNVYKSERKEFQCHAWVSISQTYEVDDLLRRMIKELYENEKVEKISNDIREMDHIKLVERVRSWLEKKKYLIILDDVWDIKAFNAISDAINVDDNNGSRVIITTRIAEVASLAHDSRKLELKVLESTEAWDLFCRRAFRKDKVRRGPKELEELGKKIVLKCQGLPLAIVSLGSLLSLREKTKSEWEKVYDRLSWELNNNPNLDNVKHVLNLSYNYLPRYLKNCFLHCSMFPEDHVLQRKRLMRLWVAEGFVEERGSSTMEEVAEDYLKELIHRCMLQAVKRNEFGRIKHCRMHDLVRELAVSLSKKENFSVVLDDLRMVGKTGDETRRLSVHNYSNEIQSSMELPRLRTFMVFDRSMSSSSSSFLSLCSSSRYLTVLDLQGISIERVPDEIGDFFNLRFLGLRDTKVKMLPKSLGRLRNLQTLDLYDSEIEKLPSTTRNLKKLRHLFAQKIFIPNYNAIDNLRGVQTPKGLWNLKDLQTLQGVEANMEFVKRLGNLTQLRSIRIWKVSGIHCKDLCASLSRLRYLSHLSLNASNENEILQLGGWDHPPQHLQMLHLNGRLAEGTMELPLFRALGASLQKLYLCWNGLVEDPIQSLSQLTNLVYLCLDKAYDGQRLWFGIGWFPNLKELLLHDMPQLNQVEVEDGAMPRLEFLLMDGLPALKDVPRGIEYLTSLQTLYLKDLHPEFRGRFEGSDDKNKIQGIPNAYYIFKRGDETKYERLS